In a single window of the Acyrthosiphon pisum isolate AL4f chromosome X, pea_aphid_22Mar2018_4r6ur, whole genome shotgun sequence genome:
- the LOC100575459 gene encoding uncharacterized protein LOC100575459 isoform X4, which yields MCFWVFGKIEDESGQDEEEPIIEFCSENMSRSSTIHYAPSHFKSESNEGKIEDESGQDEEEPIIEFCSQNMSRSSTIHYAPSHFKSKSNEEDESGQNAEELIIEFRSENMSNRNSTIHYAPSHINFESNEANFNDVDGEQNVTYYTVYECTGINETDIILYEANEDASHSQTVNNSPSEDRGYNSALYVEREVPPYIKLSDQISNENSVLYDENDFNYNLRIIKQEHFDVISHEENFIDDMERTDTYEIGHGTGTFEDDIQSQRYSLIVAEEPDVGFGVDREEPLDSYIDYIFGDNSETGDSNEANTEDLDIEQNLPSMETGDTGVHESSADESSADESSADESSADESSADEPPADEPVADEPVADEPVADEPVADEPAADEPAAGEPVANKQPVDVQPVGEHFAMDYFYNIIKINHSLFRVNLHTEDDIFNFIQLYSQRTQTIWRVMKSFKSQKNDVCKIFRCIKNGLHKLLKNPDKNIKPSKCECQSEIEFEIKCSTTREKNSDPYLKNGLPAIVRFRNNHNHLVPALPLLKSIMDNNIEITFDKGLEPANIRQAYNIGTSPNPRPPVVDVIHLSDDDVEIMESTDLDISDQIMDNNLYGKWEDANILCEIVETNDNIRLGPGQQVVNNGERVKSNGTSHQLVDTSYRKDYSRKLKGIISDHQKAKWLSDKMTTEADKMSLYKCSGKNCNEVFSHRKTFVPHLNDHCRNAKRLKDSLQFTICMYCFKPFDFMSADALGNHIANTYSYCKYFCQYCLYRAYTASHVLVHEFIIHGEKKPSILRLKDRHDNSDEIVKVVDFNEFVIRYVCNIGNCAFYSYMKSDFLNHLSNDHVECDQFHCDICDKSNENGFVAHNPIAFVKHFSVHNMNTYQCIFCLFGAESLNLMIIHLAMEHFEYEPLCLERSLIDIFCDDKKIENLMILNIKKSIPAGIMKVVDAKPLKNVNKKKCETDPADTICTNTESVNIDNTTQVSKRSIKDVEHPSKNTLKPAIDNKNNTITSDGVKRNVLRDEQQIPNVEASIVSEKKKSSVSIYEIMNNIELKKKIGKPFKEKGVKTLSSDERIDKSKKHRNKKLDNTCKKNEIRQKSPGNTSSITKAVDIENTRQLPRRSTRNIVNRSKNTIKPEIDHKNNTVTSDEVKKNVPKDDAKRIPNSRAPIEKEKNKSSELAIRDIAKNHTTKQEIDNKNKTVISDEAERNVPRNDAKRNPNSGASTEKEKKKLSQLEIHDINNNITTKQDINNKKKTVISDEAERNVPRDDAKRIPNSGASIENDKNKTSDLAVKIDIKSKKAIGRPVKEKSLETTSSDEPMEQSKSISKKSSDKVIPVGISYRDHLNNCPTESSKECSFCLLKSKSKVDVVKVSRHRNAPNRFTCTFCNLELPSSDTAKSHVKEAHNVSNVQFVPVDINKTDMEKNRFLVSEDKCLKRQKRPIDSSFYSEIRKTVANMKRSKVVSKEDDLQLTTIGNTASSSKQQVERKPVESQPQHNTRKRKYSNESTDNVADYKKSKCWKRLYDTSPGITISMYFSPRNIDKIPLAPFFTNTVGCLLCNYHTKVRSNLVSHLKSHKNGRIWNNHISKTVISKLKPAATVSEPVQTVENSIDGSTINTNKPPPFKRVNPIPKFVPQPERFKCALPRCYNFFEKLEDLHQHITKNHSKYSYFICPHCRPFIYTFDTFHELAHHYDFHGSNLYICQYCDYIHYDRSKIESHQTRKHPFRMDGENNIAVVRKDESPDTSQWQCNICLPGIKYTETQIAAHLSIVHKISKLFTCPICPFDHSNYDVFKEHFATTHPSMQVKSLYEYFEKISPDAELEPADKRANVGKQGKTKESHSLNVLEAFDGVAEPRTALPSPRETTRKLTSARKTSAESPDQGKTLDNPSSEPDDYSKLKRSTVKYECPICNEFAVEEKESFRTHLMKEITCTLWKCMECFALSNSVIKMKTHVQKHLRLKRRFEKIEITKKNTLVDGIIDCQDMRMEHKLLKKNNEHTDCDDQNGAKHGNIQ from the exons ATCGCGGATACAACTCTGCATTGTATGTAGAAAGAGAAGTACCGccgtatattaaattatccgATCAAATTTCAAACGAAAATTCTGTATTATATGATGAAAATGATTTCAATTACAATTTGAGAATAATCAAACAGG aacatttCGACGTTATAAGTCACGAAGAAAATTTTATTGATGATATGGAACGCACTGACACATATGAAATAGGACACGGAACCGGAACGTTTGAGGATGACATCCAATCACAGAGATATTCTTTAATTGTCGCAGAGGAACCAGATG TCGGATTTGGAGTGGACCGTGAAGAACCTTTAGATTCATATATCGACTACATATTTGGAGACAATTCTGAAACAGGTGACTCGAATGAAGCAAATACAG AAGATCTGGACATCGAACAAAATTTGCCCTCCATGGAAACCGGAGACACTGGGGTACACGAATCGTCCGCTGACGAATCGTCCGCTGACGAATCGTCCGCTGACGAATCGTCCGCTGATGAATCGTCCGCTGACGAACCGCCCGCTGACGAACCGGTCGCTGACGAACCGGTCGCTGACGAACCGGTCGCTGACGAACCGGTCGCTGACGAACCGGCCGCTGACGAACCGGCCGCTGGCGAACCGGTCGCTAACAAACAGCCCGTTGACGTACAACCTGTTG GTGAACATTTTGCgatggattatttttataatataatcaaaattaaccaCAGTTTATTTCGTGTTAATCTACACACCGAAGACGATATTTTCAActtcatacaattatattcacAACGAACCCAAACGATTTGGCGCGTTATGAAATCCTTTAAATCCCAAAAAAATGACGTTTG TAAAATCTTCAGATGTATTAAGAATGGCTTGCATAAGCTTTTAAAAAAtccagataaaaatataaagccaAGCAAATGTGAGTGCCAATCagaaattgaatttgaaatcAAATGTTCGACCACAAGAGAAAAAAATAGCGATCcctatttaaaa AACGGTTTACCGGCAATTGTGAGATTCAGAAACAACCATAACCATTTAGTTCCAGCCCTACCTTTGTTGAAATCCATAATGgacaataatatagaaataacgTTTGATAAAGGCTTAG AGCCAGCAAATATACGTCAAGCTTATAACATTGGAACCAGCCCGAATCCAAGGCCGCCAGTTGTCGACGTTATACATTTGTCagac GACGACGTAGAGATTATGGAAAGCACTGATCTCGATATCAGTGACCAGATTATGGACAACAATTTGTACGGCAAGTGGGAGGACGCAAATATACTATGCGAAATCGTGGAGACGAATGACAACATACGCCTCGGACCGGGGCAACAGGTCGTCAACAACGGCGAACGCGTCAAATCCAACGGAACCTCCCATCAGTTGGTGGACACCAGTTACAGAAAAGACTATAGCCGGAAGCTAAAAGGCATAATTTCGGACCACCAAAAGGCGAAGTGGCTAAGCGATAAAATGACGACCGAAGCCGATAAAATGAGTCTTTACAAATGCTCGGGGAAAAATTGCAATGAGGTGTTCAGCCACCGGAAAACGTTCGTGCCACACTTGAACGACCACTGTCGCAATGCAA AAAGACTGAAGGATTCTCTTCAGTTCACGATATGCATGTATTGCTTCAAGCCGTTCGATTTCATGAGCGCAGACGCGTTGGGCAATCACATCGCCAACACCTATAGTTATTGCAAATACTTCTGTCAGTATTGCTTGTACCGCGCGTACACGGCGTCTCACGTCTTAGTCCACGAG tttataattcaCGGCGAAAAGAAACCTTCGATATTAAGACTCAAGGATCGGCATGACAACAGCGATGAAATTGTCAAGGTGGTTGACTTTAATGAATTCGTGATACGTTACGTTTGCAATATCG GAAACTGTGCTTTCTATTCTTATATGAAAAGTGATTTCTTAAATCATTTGAGCAATGATCATGTAGAGTGTGACCAATTCCATTGCGATATTTGTGATAAATCCAATGAAAATGGATTTGTAGCGCACAATCCGATAGCGTTCGTTAAA cATTTTAGTGTGCACAATATGAACACATATCAATGCATTTTTTGCTTATTTGGTGCAGAATCGCTCAATCTTATGATCATTCACTTAGCGATGGAGCATTTTGAATACGAACCGTTATGCTTGGAGCGAAGTCTGATAGACATTTTTTGC GACGACAAAAAGATTGAAAATCTTATGATTTTGAACATTAAGAAATCCATACCCGCTGGTATAATGAAAGTTGTGGATGCGAAACCactaaaaaatgtcaataaaaaaaaatgtgaaacagATCCCGCTGACACAATATGTACGAATACGGAATCAGTTAACATCGACAATACTACTCAGGTCTCAAAAAGAAGTATTAAAGATGTGGAGCACCCATCAAAAAACACACTAAAACCGGCCATTGACAACAAGAATAATACGATTACATCCGATGGAGTGAAAAGAAACGTTCTAAGAGATGAACAACAAATTCCAAATGTTGAGGCATCAATCGtaagtgagaaaaaaaaatcatcagtgtcaatttatgaaattatgaacaatattgaattaaaaaaaaagattggaAAACCATTTAAAGAAAAAGGTGTAAAAACCCTTTCATCTGACGAACGAATCGATAAGTCCAAAAAACATAGAAATAAGAAATTGGATAATACATGTAAAAAGAATGAAATTCGTCAAAAAAGTCCAGGAAACACGAGTTCAATTACGAAAGCAGTCGACATTGAAAATACTAGACAACTGCCAAGAAGAAGTACTAGAAATATTGTTAACCGatcaaaaaacacaataaaaccGGAAATTGATCACAAAAATAATACGGTTACATCTGAcgaagtgaaaaaaaatgttccaaaaGATGATGCAAAACGAATTCCAAATAGTCGGGCACCTatcgaaaaagaaaaaaataaatcatctgAACTGGCAATTCGTGATATTGCAAAAAATCACACAACAAAACAGGAAattgacaacaaaaataaaactgtaatatCTGACGAAGCGGAAAGAAACGTTCCTAGAAATGATGCAAAACGAAATCCAAATAGTGGGGCATCAaccgaaaaagaaaaaaagaaattatccCAACTGGAAATTCatgatattaacaataatatcacaacaaAACAGGACATTAACAACAAAAAGAAAACTGTTATATCTGACGAAGCGGAAAGAAACGTTCCTAGAGATGATGCAAAACGAATTCCAAATAGTGGAGCATCAATcgaaaatgacaaaaataaaacatcagaTCTGGCAgttaaaatagatattaaatccAAAAAAGCCATTGGAAGACCAGTTAAGGAAAAGTCTTTAGAAACCACTTCATCCGATGAACCGATGGAGCAGAGCAAGtcgatttctaaaaaaagtagTG ATAAAGTCATCCCAGTCGGAATTTCGTATCGAGATCACTTGAATAATTGTCCCACGGAAAGTTCCAAGGAGTGTAGCTTCTGTCTGCTGAAGTCGAAGTCGAAAGTTGATGTTGTCAAAGTCTCGAGGCACCGAAACGCGCCGAACCGTTTTACATGCACTTTTTGCAACTTGGAGTTACCGTCCAGCGACACGGCCAAGAGCCACGTAAAAGAAGCACACAATGTCTCCAACGTCCAGTTCGTGCCCGTAGATATTAACAAGACTGACATGGAGAAGAACCGATTTCTCGTGTCCGAGGACAAATGTTTGAAACGACAAAAACGACCAATCGACAGTAGCTTTTACTCGGAAATCCGTAAGACCGTCGCCAACATGAAACGGTCTAAAGTCGTTAGTAAAGAAGATGATTTGCAATTGACTACGATTGGCAATACTGCGAGTTCCTCAAAACAACAGGTTGAACGTAAACCGGTCGAATCACAACCACAACACAATACTAGGAAAAGAAAATATTCCAATGAGAGCACCGac aacGTCGCCGactacaaaaaatcaaaatgctgGAAAAGGTTATACGATACCTCACCGGGCATTACAATATCCATGTATTTTTCACCTCGCAATATTGACAAAATCCCGCTAGCACCATTCTTCACGAATACGGTAGGATGTTTACTGTGCAATTACCACACTAAAGTGCGATCTAATCTAGTGTCGCACCTGAAGAGTCATAAAAATGGACGGATCTGGAATAATCACATATCTAAAACTGTAATAAGTAAACTCAAGCCTGCGGCAACTGTGTCCGAGCCT GTCCAAACAGTTGAAAATAGTATAGATGGATCaactattaatactaataagcCTCCACCGTTCAAGCGGGTAAATCCTATTCCCAAGTTCGTTCCACAACCAGAACGTTTTAAATGTGCATTACCCAGATGTTATAACTTTTTTGAGAAATTGGAAGATCTGCATCAGCATATAACCAAAAATCATTCCAAGTATTcgtattttat ATGTCCACATTGTAGGCCATTCATTTATACGTTCGACACTTTCCATGAATTGGCTCATCATTATGATTTTCATGGcagtaatttatacatttgtcaGTACTGTGATTACATACATTATGATCGTTCAAAAATAGAATCACATCAGACAAGAAAACACCCGTTTAGAATGGACGGCGAGAACAATATAGCCGTGGTTAGAAAAGACGAATCTCCAg ATACGTCCCAATGGCAATGCAATATATGTTTACCCGGTATTAAGTATACAGAAACTCAAATTGCTGCACACCTATCAATCGTTCACAAAATATCCAAACTGTTTACATGCCCTATTTGTCCATTTGATCACAGTAATTACGATGTGTTTAAAGAACATTTCGCGACGACTCATCCATCTATGCAAGTAAAAAGCTTGTATgagtattttgaaaaa attagtCCAGATGCAGAGCTCGAACCAGCCGACAAGCGAGCAAACGTCGGCAAACAAGGTAAGACTAAAGAAAGTCATTCGCTAAATGTGCTGGAAGCTTTTGACGGTGTCGCCGAACCAAGAACAGCGTTACCCTCACCACGAGAAACTACGAGAAAATTGACTTCCGCGCGCAAGACATCTGCTGAATCGCCCGATCAAGGGAAAACCCTTGACAACCCTTCCAGCGAACCGGACGATTATTCGAAATTAAAGCGTTCGACGGTCAAATACGAATGTCCTATATGCAACGAGTTCGCAGTCGAGGAAAAAGAATCTTTCCGAACACACTTAATGAAAGAAATAACTTGCACACT ATGGAAGTGTATGGAATGCTTTGCGCTCAGCAATtcagtaataaaaatgaaaacgcATGTACAAAAACACTTACGATTAAAGCGGAgatttgagaaaatcgaaataactaagaaaaatactttg GTCGATGGAATAATTGACTGTCAAGATATGCGAATGGAACATAAATtgctcaaaaaaaataatgaacatacCGATTGTGATGACCAAAATGGAgccaaa catggTAATATTCAATAG
- the LOC100575459 gene encoding uncharacterized protein LOC100575459 isoform X2: MCFWVFGKIEDESGQDEEEPIIEFCSENMSRSSTIHYAPSHFKSESNEGKIEDESGQDEEEPIIEFCSQNMSRSSTIHYAPSHFKSKSNEGKIEDESGQNAEELIIEFRSENMSNRNSTIHYAPSHINFESNEANFNDVDGEQNVTYYTVYECTGINETDIILYEANEDASHSQTVNNSPSEDRGYNSALYVEREVPPYIKLSDQISNENSVLYDENDFNYNLRIIKQEHFDVISHEENFIDDMERTDTYEIGHGTGTFEDDIQSQRYSLIVAEEPDVGFGVDREEPLDSYIDYIFGDNSETGDSNEANTDLDIEQNLPSMETGDTGVHESSADESSADESSADESSADESSADEPPADEPVADEPVADEPVADEPVADEPAADEPAAGEPVANKQPVDVQPVGEHFAMDYFYNIIKINHSLFRVNLHTEDDIFNFIQLYSQRTQTIWRVMKSFKSQKNDVCKIFRCIKNGLHKLLKNPDKNIKPSKCECQSEIEFEIKCSTTREKNSDPYLKNGLPAIVRFRNNHNHLVPALPLLKSIMDNNIEITFDKGLEPANIRQAYNIGTSPNPRPPVVDVIHLSDDDVEIMESTDLDISDQIMDNNLYGKWEDANILCEIVETNDNIRLGPGQQVVNNGERVKSNGTSHQLVDTSYRKDYSRKLKGIISDHQKAKWLSDKMTTEADKMSLYKCSGKNCNEVFSHRKTFVPHLNDHCRNAKRLKDSLQFTICMYCFKPFDFMSADALGNHIANTYSYCKYFCQYCLYRAYTASHVLVHEFIIHGEKKPSILRLKDRHDNSDEIVKVVDFNEFVIRYVCNIGNCAFYSYMKSDFLNHLSNDHVECDQFHCDICDKSNENGFVAHNPIAFVKHFSVHNMNTYQCIFCLFGAESLNLMIIHLAMEHFEYEPLCLERSLIDIFCDDKKIENLMILNIKKSIPAGIMKVVDAKPLKNVNKKKCETDPADTICTNTESVNIDNTTQVSKRSIKDVEHPSKNTLKPAIDNKNNTITSDGVKRNVLRDEQQIPNVEASIVSEKKKSSVSIYEIMNNIELKKKIGKPFKEKGVKTLSSDERIDKSKKHRNKKLDNTCKKNEIRQKSPGNTSSITKAVDIENTRQLPRRSTRNIVNRSKNTIKPEIDHKNNTVTSDEVKKNVPKDDAKRIPNSRAPIEKEKNKSSELAIRDIAKNHTTKQEIDNKNKTVISDEAERNVPRNDAKRNPNSGASTEKEKKKLSQLEIHDINNNITTKQDINNKKKTVISDEAERNVPRDDAKRIPNSGASIENDKNKTSDLAVKIDIKSKKAIGRPVKEKSLETTSSDEPMEQSKSISKKSSDKVIPVGISYRDHLNNCPTESSKECSFCLLKSKSKVDVVKVSRHRNAPNRFTCTFCNLELPSSDTAKSHVKEAHNVSNVQFVPVDINKTDMEKNRFLVSEDKCLKRQKRPIDSSFYSEIRKTVANMKRSKVVSKEDDLQLTTIGNTASSSKQQVERKPVESQPQHNTRKRKYSNESTDNVADYKKSKCWKRLYDTSPGITISMYFSPRNIDKIPLAPFFTNTVGCLLCNYHTKVRSNLVSHLKSHKNGRIWNNHISKTVISKLKPAATVSEPVQTVENSIDGSTINTNKPPPFKRVNPIPKFVPQPERFKCALPRCYNFFEKLEDLHQHITKNHSKYSYFICPHCRPFIYTFDTFHELAHHYDFHGSNLYICQYCDYIHYDRSKIESHQTRKHPFRMDGENNIAVVRKDESPDTSQWQCNICLPGIKYTETQIAAHLSIVHKISKLFTCPICPFDHSNYDVFKEHFATTHPSMQVKSLYEYFEKISPDAELEPADKRANVGKQGKTKESHSLNVLEAFDGVAEPRTALPSPRETTRKLTSARKTSAESPDQGKTLDNPSSEPDDYSKLKRSTVKYECPICNEFAVEEKESFRTHLMKEITCTLWKCMECFALSNSVIKMKTHVQKHLRLKRRFEKIEITKKNTLVDGIIDCQDMRMEHKLLKKNNEHTDCDDQNGAKHGNIQ; this comes from the exons ATCGCGGATACAACTCTGCATTGTATGTAGAAAGAGAAGTACCGccgtatattaaattatccgATCAAATTTCAAACGAAAATTCTGTATTATATGATGAAAATGATTTCAATTACAATTTGAGAATAATCAAACAGG aacatttCGACGTTATAAGTCACGAAGAAAATTTTATTGATGATATGGAACGCACTGACACATATGAAATAGGACACGGAACCGGAACGTTTGAGGATGACATCCAATCACAGAGATATTCTTTAATTGTCGCAGAGGAACCAGATG TCGGATTTGGAGTGGACCGTGAAGAACCTTTAGATTCATATATCGACTACATATTTGGAGACAATTCTGAAACAGGTGACTCGAATGAAGCAAATACAG ATCTGGACATCGAACAAAATTTGCCCTCCATGGAAACCGGAGACACTGGGGTACACGAATCGTCCGCTGACGAATCGTCCGCTGACGAATCGTCCGCTGACGAATCGTCCGCTGATGAATCGTCCGCTGACGAACCGCCCGCTGACGAACCGGTCGCTGACGAACCGGTCGCTGACGAACCGGTCGCTGACGAACCGGTCGCTGACGAACCGGCCGCTGACGAACCGGCCGCTGGCGAACCGGTCGCTAACAAACAGCCCGTTGACGTACAACCTGTTG GTGAACATTTTGCgatggattatttttataatataatcaaaattaaccaCAGTTTATTTCGTGTTAATCTACACACCGAAGACGATATTTTCAActtcatacaattatattcacAACGAACCCAAACGATTTGGCGCGTTATGAAATCCTTTAAATCCCAAAAAAATGACGTTTG TAAAATCTTCAGATGTATTAAGAATGGCTTGCATAAGCTTTTAAAAAAtccagataaaaatataaagccaAGCAAATGTGAGTGCCAATCagaaattgaatttgaaatcAAATGTTCGACCACAAGAGAAAAAAATAGCGATCcctatttaaaa AACGGTTTACCGGCAATTGTGAGATTCAGAAACAACCATAACCATTTAGTTCCAGCCCTACCTTTGTTGAAATCCATAATGgacaataatatagaaataacgTTTGATAAAGGCTTAG AGCCAGCAAATATACGTCAAGCTTATAACATTGGAACCAGCCCGAATCCAAGGCCGCCAGTTGTCGACGTTATACATTTGTCagac GACGACGTAGAGATTATGGAAAGCACTGATCTCGATATCAGTGACCAGATTATGGACAACAATTTGTACGGCAAGTGGGAGGACGCAAATATACTATGCGAAATCGTGGAGACGAATGACAACATACGCCTCGGACCGGGGCAACAGGTCGTCAACAACGGCGAACGCGTCAAATCCAACGGAACCTCCCATCAGTTGGTGGACACCAGTTACAGAAAAGACTATAGCCGGAAGCTAAAAGGCATAATTTCGGACCACCAAAAGGCGAAGTGGCTAAGCGATAAAATGACGACCGAAGCCGATAAAATGAGTCTTTACAAATGCTCGGGGAAAAATTGCAATGAGGTGTTCAGCCACCGGAAAACGTTCGTGCCACACTTGAACGACCACTGTCGCAATGCAA AAAGACTGAAGGATTCTCTTCAGTTCACGATATGCATGTATTGCTTCAAGCCGTTCGATTTCATGAGCGCAGACGCGTTGGGCAATCACATCGCCAACACCTATAGTTATTGCAAATACTTCTGTCAGTATTGCTTGTACCGCGCGTACACGGCGTCTCACGTCTTAGTCCACGAG tttataattcaCGGCGAAAAGAAACCTTCGATATTAAGACTCAAGGATCGGCATGACAACAGCGATGAAATTGTCAAGGTGGTTGACTTTAATGAATTCGTGATACGTTACGTTTGCAATATCG GAAACTGTGCTTTCTATTCTTATATGAAAAGTGATTTCTTAAATCATTTGAGCAATGATCATGTAGAGTGTGACCAATTCCATTGCGATATTTGTGATAAATCCAATGAAAATGGATTTGTAGCGCACAATCCGATAGCGTTCGTTAAA cATTTTAGTGTGCACAATATGAACACATATCAATGCATTTTTTGCTTATTTGGTGCAGAATCGCTCAATCTTATGATCATTCACTTAGCGATGGAGCATTTTGAATACGAACCGTTATGCTTGGAGCGAAGTCTGATAGACATTTTTTGC GACGACAAAAAGATTGAAAATCTTATGATTTTGAACATTAAGAAATCCATACCCGCTGGTATAATGAAAGTTGTGGATGCGAAACCactaaaaaatgtcaataaaaaaaaatgtgaaacagATCCCGCTGACACAATATGTACGAATACGGAATCAGTTAACATCGACAATACTACTCAGGTCTCAAAAAGAAGTATTAAAGATGTGGAGCACCCATCAAAAAACACACTAAAACCGGCCATTGACAACAAGAATAATACGATTACATCCGATGGAGTGAAAAGAAACGTTCTAAGAGATGAACAACAAATTCCAAATGTTGAGGCATCAATCGtaagtgagaaaaaaaaatcatcagtgtcaatttatgaaattatgaacaatattgaattaaaaaaaaagattggaAAACCATTTAAAGAAAAAGGTGTAAAAACCCTTTCATCTGACGAACGAATCGATAAGTCCAAAAAACATAGAAATAAGAAATTGGATAATACATGTAAAAAGAATGAAATTCGTCAAAAAAGTCCAGGAAACACGAGTTCAATTACGAAAGCAGTCGACATTGAAAATACTAGACAACTGCCAAGAAGAAGTACTAGAAATATTGTTAACCGatcaaaaaacacaataaaaccGGAAATTGATCACAAAAATAATACGGTTACATCTGAcgaagtgaaaaaaaatgttccaaaaGATGATGCAAAACGAATTCCAAATAGTCGGGCACCTatcgaaaaagaaaaaaataaatcatctgAACTGGCAATTCGTGATATTGCAAAAAATCACACAACAAAACAGGAAattgacaacaaaaataaaactgtaatatCTGACGAAGCGGAAAGAAACGTTCCTAGAAATGATGCAAAACGAAATCCAAATAGTGGGGCATCAaccgaaaaagaaaaaaagaaattatccCAACTGGAAATTCatgatattaacaataatatcacaacaaAACAGGACATTAACAACAAAAAGAAAACTGTTATATCTGACGAAGCGGAAAGAAACGTTCCTAGAGATGATGCAAAACGAATTCCAAATAGTGGAGCATCAATcgaaaatgacaaaaataaaacatcagaTCTGGCAgttaaaatagatattaaatccAAAAAAGCCATTGGAAGACCAGTTAAGGAAAAGTCTTTAGAAACCACTTCATCCGATGAACCGATGGAGCAGAGCAAGtcgatttctaaaaaaagtagTG ATAAAGTCATCCCAGTCGGAATTTCGTATCGAGATCACTTGAATAATTGTCCCACGGAAAGTTCCAAGGAGTGTAGCTTCTGTCTGCTGAAGTCGAAGTCGAAAGTTGATGTTGTCAAAGTCTCGAGGCACCGAAACGCGCCGAACCGTTTTACATGCACTTTTTGCAACTTGGAGTTACCGTCCAGCGACACGGCCAAGAGCCACGTAAAAGAAGCACACAATGTCTCCAACGTCCAGTTCGTGCCCGTAGATATTAACAAGACTGACATGGAGAAGAACCGATTTCTCGTGTCCGAGGACAAATGTTTGAAACGACAAAAACGACCAATCGACAGTAGCTTTTACTCGGAAATCCGTAAGACCGTCGCCAACATGAAACGGTCTAAAGTCGTTAGTAAAGAAGATGATTTGCAATTGACTACGATTGGCAATACTGCGAGTTCCTCAAAACAACAGGTTGAACGTAAACCGGTCGAATCACAACCACAACACAATACTAGGAAAAGAAAATATTCCAATGAGAGCACCGac aacGTCGCCGactacaaaaaatcaaaatgctgGAAAAGGTTATACGATACCTCACCGGGCATTACAATATCCATGTATTTTTCACCTCGCAATATTGACAAAATCCCGCTAGCACCATTCTTCACGAATACGGTAGGATGTTTACTGTGCAATTACCACACTAAAGTGCGATCTAATCTAGTGTCGCACCTGAAGAGTCATAAAAATGGACGGATCTGGAATAATCACATATCTAAAACTGTAATAAGTAAACTCAAGCCTGCGGCAACTGTGTCCGAGCCT GTCCAAACAGTTGAAAATAGTATAGATGGATCaactattaatactaataagcCTCCACCGTTCAAGCGGGTAAATCCTATTCCCAAGTTCGTTCCACAACCAGAACGTTTTAAATGTGCATTACCCAGATGTTATAACTTTTTTGAGAAATTGGAAGATCTGCATCAGCATATAACCAAAAATCATTCCAAGTATTcgtattttat ATGTCCACATTGTAGGCCATTCATTTATACGTTCGACACTTTCCATGAATTGGCTCATCATTATGATTTTCATGGcagtaatttatacatttgtcaGTACTGTGATTACATACATTATGATCGTTCAAAAATAGAATCACATCAGACAAGAAAACACCCGTTTAGAATGGACGGCGAGAACAATATAGCCGTGGTTAGAAAAGACGAATCTCCAg ATACGTCCCAATGGCAATGCAATATATGTTTACCCGGTATTAAGTATACAGAAACTCAAATTGCTGCACACCTATCAATCGTTCACAAAATATCCAAACTGTTTACATGCCCTATTTGTCCATTTGATCACAGTAATTACGATGTGTTTAAAGAACATTTCGCGACGACTCATCCATCTATGCAAGTAAAAAGCTTGTATgagtattttgaaaaa attagtCCAGATGCAGAGCTCGAACCAGCCGACAAGCGAGCAAACGTCGGCAAACAAGGTAAGACTAAAGAAAGTCATTCGCTAAATGTGCTGGAAGCTTTTGACGGTGTCGCCGAACCAAGAACAGCGTTACCCTCACCACGAGAAACTACGAGAAAATTGACTTCCGCGCGCAAGACATCTGCTGAATCGCCCGATCAAGGGAAAACCCTTGACAACCCTTCCAGCGAACCGGACGATTATTCGAAATTAAAGCGTTCGACGGTCAAATACGAATGTCCTATATGCAACGAGTTCGCAGTCGAGGAAAAAGAATCTTTCCGAACACACTTAATGAAAGAAATAACTTGCACACT ATGGAAGTGTATGGAATGCTTTGCGCTCAGCAATtcagtaataaaaatgaaaacgcATGTACAAAAACACTTACGATTAAAGCGGAgatttgagaaaatcgaaataactaagaaaaatactttg GTCGATGGAATAATTGACTGTCAAGATATGCGAATGGAACATAAATtgctcaaaaaaaataatgaacatacCGATTGTGATGACCAAAATGGAgccaaa catggTAATATTCAATAG